The Pyrus communis chromosome 2, drPyrComm1.1, whole genome shotgun sequence genome includes a window with the following:
- the LOC137725833 gene encoding probable indole-3-acetic acid-amido synthetase GH3.1, translated as MAVDSSLSPLGPPACDKDAKALQFIEETTRNADAVQERVLSEILARNAQTEYLKRFKLGGATDRKTFKSKLPVITYEDLQPEIQRIANGDRSPILSAHPISEFLTSSGTSAGERKLMPTIQEELDRRQLLYSLLMPVMNLCVPGLDKGKGLYFLFVKSETKTPGGLLARPVLTSYYKSEHFKTRPYDPYNVYTSPNEAILCPDSFQSMYAQMLCGLLEREKVLRLGAVFASGLLRAIRFLQLNWQQLAEDIRTGTLSSKITDSDLKSCIGRILKPDPELADFMSKQCGNENWDGILTRIWPNTKYLDVIVTGAMAQYIPTLDYYSGGLPMACTMYASSECYFGLNLNPMCKPSEVSYTIMPNMAYFEFLPYEPNSVSGGGDSGTRLVDLVNVEVGREYELVITTYAGLHRYRVGDILRVTGFHNSAPQFHFVRRKNVLLSIDSDKTDEAELQLAVDNASKRLQKFSASVVEYTSYADTTTIPGHYVIYWELLVKDSANSEGESFNSTMGQCCLAMEESLNSVYRQGRVADNSIGPLEIRVVKSGTFEELMDYAISRGASINQYKVPRCVNFTPIMELLDSRVISKHFSPSLPHWTPERKMR; from the exons ATGGCTGTCGACTCCTCACTCTCTCCCCTCGGCCCACCGGCCTGCGACAAGGACGCCAAAGCGTTACAGTTCATTGAAGAAACTACCCGGAACGCCGACGCCGTGCAAGAGCGGGTGCTGTCCGAGATACTAGCTCGAAACGCCCAGACAGAGTACCTTAAACGCTTCAAACTCGGCGGCGCCACCGACCGCAAAACTTTCAAGTCCAAACTCCCCGTGATTACCTACGAGGATCTCCAGCCCGAAATCCAACGCATCGCCAATGGTGATCGCTCCCCCATATTGTCAGCTCATCCCATCTCAGAATTCCTCACCAG TTCTGGGACTTCAGCTGGAGAGAGGAAGCTGATGCCAACAATTCAGGAAGAATTGGATCGTCGCCAATTATTATACAGCCTTCTCATGCCCGTCATGAACCT TTGCGTGCCCGGTCTGGACAAAGGAAAGGGCCTATACTTTCTGTTCGTAAAGTCCGAAACAAAGACGCCGGGCGGGCTTTTGGCCCGACCCGTTCTCACCAGCTACTACAAAAGCGAGCACTTCAAGACGCGCCCGTACGACCCGTACAACGTGTACACGAGTCCCAATGAGGCAATCCTTTGCCCGGACTCCTTCCAAAGCATGTACGCCCAAATGCTCTGCGGCCTTCTCGAGCGCGAAAAAGTCCTCCGCCTCGGCGCCGTTTTCGCGTCCGGTCTCCTCCGCGCAATACGGTTCCTGCAGCTTAACTGGCAACAGCTGGCGGAAGACATTCGGACCGGGACTCTCAGCTCTAAAATAACTGACTCGGATTTGAAATCCTGCATAGGCAGGATCTTAAAACCCGACCCGGAGTTGGCGGATTTCATGTCCAAACAGTGCGGAAACGAAAATTGGGATGGGATTTTGACCCGGATATGGCCAAACACGAAATATCTGGATGTGATAGTGACGGGCGCGATGGCGCAGTACATTCCGACGTTGGATTACTACAGCGGCGGATTGCCGATGGCATGTACGATGTACGCATCGTCGGAGTGTTATTTCGGACTCAACCTCAACCCGATGTGCAAGCCTTCTGAAGTTTCCTACACGATAATGCCAAACATGGCCTATTTTGAGTTCCTTCCCTACGAGCCAAACTCGGTGAGTGGCGGCGGCGACTCGGGAACCAGACTCGTTGACCTCGTCAACGTCGAGGTCGGAAGAGAGTACGAGCTGGTGATCACCACCTATGCCGGGCTTCACCGGTACAGAGTCGGCGACATCCTCCGAGTCACCGGGTTCCACAACTCGGCCCCGCAGTTCCACTTCGTGAGGAGGAAGAACGTTTTGCTCAGTATTGACTCGGACAAGACCGACGAGGCAGAGTTGCAACTCGCCGTCGACAACGCCTCCAAGCGCCTCCAGAAATTCAGCGCTAGCGTGGTGGAGTACACAAGCTACGCCGACACGACGACAATCCCGGGGCACTATGTGATCTACTGGGAACTTCTCGTGAAGGACTCGGCGAACTCGGAGGGCGAGTCGTTCAACTCGACGATGGGCCAATGCTGCCTGGCAATGGAGGAATCGCTTAACTCGGTGTACCGGCAAGGTCGAGTGGCGGACAACTCGATCGGGCCGCTGGAGATACGCGTGGTGAAGAGTGGCACATTCGAGGAGTTAATGGACTACGCGATCTCAAGAGGCGCGTCGATTAACCAGTACAAGGTGCCGCGGTGTGTGAATTTTACCCCAATCATGGAGTTACTAGACTCCAGGGTAATTTCCAAGCATTTCAGCCCATCTTTACCACACTGGACGCCTGAAAGGAAGATGCGATAA